A window from Gemmatimonadota bacterium encodes these proteins:
- a CDS encoding purine-nucleoside phosphorylase, producing the protein MRTEGAVWSPEPAGRRRIPLLNPTTTPPFPGSRESVEFLADRGFGGARVGFILGSGWGHFVDTVETLEECPYEEIPGFGRSTVAGHAGRLVRGRSNGRDFLAMQGRLHHYEGHSLRRIGETVGVLHGLGVRDLVVTCAAGGVNPGYRVGDLVRIHDFVNFMLDSPLRGSPGAFGSPARVSPRLLERVSSAAESVGIPLRTGVLFSSKGPSYETPAEVRMARTFGADVVSMSTAPELISATALGMDAVAFACVTNMAPGVVPGREVNHEEVIEVMQSRKERFSQLLAACLEQFSADTPGGR; encoded by the coding sequence ATGAGGACCGAGGGGGCGGTATGGTCCCCGGAACCTGCCGGAAGGAGGCGGATTCCATTGCTCAACCCCACGACCACTCCACCCTTCCCCGGAAGTCGCGAGTCCGTCGAGTTTCTCGCGGATCGCGGCTTTGGCGGCGCGCGCGTCGGGTTCATTCTGGGGAGCGGGTGGGGTCACTTCGTGGATACGGTGGAGACACTGGAGGAGTGCCCGTACGAGGAGATCCCCGGTTTCGGCCGAAGCACGGTGGCGGGTCACGCGGGGAGGCTCGTGCGCGGACGGTCGAACGGTCGGGATTTCCTTGCGATGCAGGGCCGGCTCCACCACTACGAAGGACACAGTCTCCGACGAATCGGGGAGACCGTGGGTGTCCTGCACGGGCTGGGCGTTCGGGATCTCGTGGTGACCTGCGCGGCAGGCGGCGTGAATCCGGGTTATCGCGTGGGTGATCTGGTGCGGATTCACGACTTTGTGAACTTCATGCTGGACAGCCCCCTTCGCGGATCGCCCGGCGCGTTCGGCAGCCCGGCGCGCGTCTCACCGCGTCTTCTGGAACGGGTGTCGAGCGCCGCCGAGAGCGTGGGGATACCGCTTCGCACGGGCGTGCTTTTCTCATCGAAGGGTCCGTCCTACGAGACTCCGGCCGAGGTTCGGATGGCGCGCACCTTTGGCGCGGATGTCGTGAGCATGTCGACCGCGCCGGAGCTGATTTCAGCGACCGCGCTCGGAATGGATGCGGTGGCCTTCGCCTGTGTGACGAATATGGCGCCGGGTGTCGTGCCCGGACGCGAGGTGAATCACGAGGAAGTCATCGAAGTCATGCAGTCCCGCAAGGAGCGATTCTCGCAACTCCTGGCCGCCTGCCTGGAGCAGTTCTCCGCCGACACCCCGGGGGGGCGCTGA
- the tsaE gene encoding tRNA (adenosine(37)-N6)-threonylcarbamoyltransferase complex ATPase subunit type 1 TsaE — protein MTQSAPRALAIRTGSAEETHAVGAALGRTLPNGAVLSLEGALGSGKTVLARGICAGAGVETEVTSPTYTLQNIHEAADGRRVVHMDCFRLDGPGELDALGFSELLDGETLVLLEWGDRVLPALPPDTVRIRLESDGESRRIRILLPAGVHIRALEGGEL, from the coding sequence ATGACCCAGTCCGCTCCGCGCGCGCTGGCCATCCGAACCGGGTCGGCGGAGGAGACGCATGCCGTCGGCGCGGCGTTGGGCCGGACGCTTCCGAATGGGGCGGTACTCTCGCTGGAGGGGGCGCTCGGTTCAGGAAAGACGGTGCTTGCCCGGGGGATCTGCGCGGGGGCCGGTGTGGAGACGGAAGTCACGAGCCCCACCTACACGCTCCAGAACATCCATGAAGCGGCGGATGGCCGCCGGGTCGTGCACATGGACTGCTTTCGCCTTGACGGGCCCGGGGAACTGGACGCGCTGGGGTTCTCGGAACTGCTCGACGGAGAGACGCTGGTGTTGCTGGAGTGGGGGGACCGCGTGCTTCCCGCGCTGCCGCCCGATACGGTGCGGATACGCTTGGAGTCGGACGGGGAATCGCGACGGATCCGGATCCTGCTTCCGGCGGGAGTGCACATCCGGGCGCTGGAGGGAGGCGAGCTATGA
- the accD gene encoding acetyl-CoA carboxylase, carboxyltransferase subunit beta produces the protein MPWFRRAKKGIKTSGKKDMPGGVWLKCNACGEVLYRPEMEKGLWTCGKCDNHFRIGSRQYLSLLLDAGSFVEEDAGLVPTDPLRFRDSKAYPDRVQAAKKKSGMEEAILSGRGLVKGIPVSVAFLDFSFMGGSMGSVVGERIYRAVIRAIEERRAVVTLSSSGGARMQEGILSLMQMAKTSSALARLAEEKLLHISILTHPTTGGVTASFASLGDVILAEPKALIGFAGPRVIRETINQELPEGFQRSEFLMEHGFVDRVVHRRDLRDELATLLAFFGDAKMEPESPVAPAVTVSGAS, from the coding sequence ATGCCCTGGTTCCGAAGAGCGAAGAAGGGAATCAAGACCTCCGGCAAGAAGGACATGCCCGGCGGCGTCTGGCTGAAGTGCAATGCGTGCGGAGAGGTTCTCTATCGTCCGGAGATGGAAAAGGGCCTCTGGACCTGCGGGAAGTGTGACAATCACTTCCGGATCGGGAGCCGCCAGTATCTTTCGCTCCTGCTGGATGCCGGGAGTTTCGTTGAGGAAGACGCGGGGTTGGTTCCCACGGATCCGCTCCGCTTCCGGGACTCCAAAGCCTACCCGGACCGCGTTCAGGCCGCGAAGAAGAAGTCGGGGATGGAGGAAGCCATCCTCTCCGGACGAGGGCTGGTGAAGGGCATCCCCGTGTCGGTCGCGTTTCTGGACTTTTCGTTCATGGGGGGCAGCATGGGGTCGGTGGTCGGGGAGCGCATCTACCGAGCCGTGATCCGTGCCATTGAGGAGCGCCGGGCTGTGGTCACGCTCTCCAGTTCGGGTGGCGCCCGGATGCAGGAAGGCATTCTCTCGCTCATGCAGATGGCGAAGACCTCCTCTGCGCTGGCGCGTCTTGCGGAAGAGAAACTGCTGCACATTTCCATTCTCACGCACCCCACCACGGGCGGCGTGACGGCCAGCTTTGCGTCGCTGGGCGATGTGATTCTCGCGGAACCGAAAGCGCTCATCGGGTTCGCCGGGCCGCGTGTGATTCGCGAGACCATCAACCAGGAACTTCCCGAAGGATTCCAGCGGTCGGAGTTCCTGATGGAGCACGGGTTTGTGGATCGGGTCGTACACCGGCGGGATCTGCGGGACGAACTGGCCACGCTGCTGGCGTTCTTCGGCGACGCGAAGATGGAGCCCGAATCCCCGGTGGCTCCGGCGGTCACGGTGTCCGGCGCGTCGTGA
- the tsaB gene encoding tRNA (adenosine(37)-N6)-threonylcarbamoyltransferase complex dimerization subunit type 1 TsaB, with protein sequence MNIAALETTTPAGSVALKAGGKVRDREVDLRGEGAVAGLFALLAESGVSPADLDAVAVSTGPGSFTGIRIGIAAAQGLALARGIPVVPVGTLEGIAESASEGALPGTLILPSVDARRGEVYAALYRAADAGDAPVLAWGPEAVSPVALLALLGATSSAATPGGILCGDGTPLLRPLFGAESGWVAPPELARTRAAAVLRAAIRKAKSGEMADSASVEPVYLRKTDAEIRREQRKETESGSTEVP encoded by the coding sequence ATGAACATTGCCGCGCTGGAGACGACCACGCCTGCCGGAAGCGTCGCGCTGAAAGCCGGAGGCAAGGTCCGCGATCGGGAGGTGGACCTCCGGGGCGAGGGTGCGGTGGCGGGGCTCTTTGCGCTTCTCGCGGAATCCGGCGTGTCGCCTGCCGACCTGGACGCTGTGGCGGTGTCGACCGGCCCGGGATCGTTCACCGGCATCCGTATCGGGATTGCCGCGGCTCAGGGGCTGGCGCTGGCGCGCGGCATTCCGGTCGTCCCGGTGGGAACGCTGGAGGGGATCGCGGAGTCCGCGTCCGAGGGGGCTTTGCCGGGAACGCTGATTCTCCCCTCGGTGGATGCGCGACGGGGCGAAGTCTATGCGGCGCTCTATCGCGCGGCGGATGCGGGAGACGCGCCTGTTCTTGCGTGGGGGCCGGAGGCCGTCTCGCCCGTGGCACTTCTTGCGCTCTTGGGGGCCACCTCGTCGGCCGCGACGCCCGGCGGGATCCTCTGCGGGGACGGCACGCCGCTTCTCCGGCCTCTCTTCGGTGCGGAATCCGGCTGGGTCGCCCCTCCGGAACTGGCGAGAACGCGTGCCGCCGCGGTCCTTCGGGCAGCCATACGGAAGGCGAAATCCGGAGAAATGGCGGATTCTGCGTCCGTAGAGCCAGTTTACCTGCGAAAGACGGACGCTGAGATCCGCAGGGAACAGCGGAAAGAAACCGAATCCGGGTCGACAGAGGTACCATGA